In Alkalihalobacterium alkalinitrilicum, a genomic segment contains:
- a CDS encoding type I restriction endonuclease subunit R, EcoR124 family, with protein MVFDKESDFEEALIQALTHKGWESNILKHSSEEDLLKNWADILFENNRGIDRLNNYPLTSGEMQQIMEQITTLRTPLKLNGFINGRTVAITRDNPDDPLHFGKEVSLKIYDRREIAAGQSRYQIVKQPKFKSKSKILNDRRGDLLLLINGMPVIHIELKRSGVSVSQAYNQIEKYSAEGIFTGIFSLIQIFVAMEPADTVYFANPGMDGKFNKDFYFHWADFNNEHINDWKDIASSLLSIPMAHQLIGFYTVPDDTDGVLKVMRSYQYYAANAISDRVSKTNWNGRDRLGGYIWHTTGSGKTMTSFKSAQLIANSKDADKVIFLMDRIELGTQSLKEYQGFADENDSVQATENTITLILKLKSEDPANTLIVTSIQKMSNIRDEEGGLNAHDIEMMRSKRIVFIVDEAHRSTFGNMLRDIKDSFPSAMFFGFTGTPIQDENQKKMNTTSTIFGDELHRYSIADGIRDKNVLGFDPYKVLTFRDRDVRQAVALLQAKADSVEEAIDDPKKKEVFYKYMDSSQVKMAGYIGDDGKYVKGIEDYLPKSQYQTEEHKNMVVKDIADNWVRLSHNSKFHAIFATSSIPEAIGYYRKIKKAMPSLKVTCLFDPNIDNNGGVAFKEDGLVEIIEDYNARYGQKFSLKSFDKLKKDIASRLAHKDLYKFLERTPEKQLDLLIVVDQMLTGFDSKWVNTLYMDKKLWYENIIQAFSRTNRLFGPEKRFGTIRYYRYPHTMEQNIEKAVKLYSGDKPIGLFVEKLEYNLNKLNAIFDDIGELFNSSGIPNFEKLPDDRSERGKFASLFKSFNDYLEAVKIQGFTWSQSTYEFSHGRGKPKTKVEMKLDENTYLVLAMRYKELFGGNDGGGGDDVPFEIVGYLTEIDTGKIDSDYMNSRFEKFLKILTYDDVDVDEKRKTLDDLHKSFAILTQEEQKYANIFLHDVESGNARMESGKTFRDYIIEYQFRAKNEQIQSISRILGVDEKKLRNLLVANVNEANINEYGRFDDLKASVDKVKAREYFEKLEKVKIPPFKINIRVHNLLQKFILKGGFDMEEPKE; from the coding sequence ATGGTATTTGACAAAGAATCTGATTTTGAAGAAGCCTTGATTCAGGCACTTACTCATAAAGGATGGGAATCTAATATCCTGAAACATTCCTCTGAAGAAGATCTGCTTAAAAACTGGGCGGATATTCTCTTTGAAAACAACAGAGGAATCGACCGTTTGAATAATTACCCTCTGACAAGTGGCGAGATGCAACAGATTATGGAGCAGATCACAACGTTGCGCACACCTTTGAAATTAAATGGCTTTATAAACGGGAGAACTGTAGCCATCACCCGTGATAATCCCGATGATCCTCTGCACTTCGGGAAAGAGGTCAGTCTAAAGATATATGACCGCCGTGAGATAGCTGCCGGACAAAGCCGTTATCAAATCGTAAAGCAGCCAAAATTTAAGAGCAAGTCCAAAATATTAAATGATCGTCGCGGCGATTTGTTGCTTTTGATCAACGGGATGCCGGTAATTCATATTGAGCTGAAGCGTAGCGGCGTTTCAGTTAGCCAGGCATATAACCAGATTGAAAAATACTCCGCTGAAGGGATTTTTACCGGTATATTTTCGCTGATTCAGATTTTTGTTGCTATGGAACCAGCAGATACAGTTTATTTCGCCAATCCTGGAATGGACGGAAAATTCAATAAGGATTTCTATTTTCACTGGGCAGATTTTAATAATGAGCATATCAATGACTGGAAAGATATAGCTTCTTCGCTGCTTTCCATTCCGATGGCTCACCAGCTTATTGGCTTTTACACCGTCCCAGATGATACAGATGGTGTACTAAAGGTCATGCGTAGCTATCAATACTATGCAGCAAACGCCATTTCTGACCGCGTTTCCAAAACCAACTGGAATGGTCGCGACAGGCTTGGCGGATACATTTGGCATACCACAGGCTCCGGCAAGACGATGACAAGCTTTAAATCGGCGCAGCTTATTGCAAACTCTAAAGATGCCGATAAGGTTATCTTCTTGATGGACAGAATTGAACTTGGAACGCAGTCCTTGAAAGAGTATCAAGGTTTTGCAGATGAAAATGACTCTGTTCAGGCAACGGAAAACACAATTACTTTAATTCTAAAGCTTAAAAGCGAAGACCCGGCAAATACGCTTATTGTCACCTCTATTCAGAAAATGAGCAATATTAGAGACGAAGAGGGCGGCTTAAATGCTCATGATATTGAGATGATGCGTTCCAAGAGAATCGTCTTTATTGTCGATGAAGCGCATCGCTCTACATTCGGAAATATGCTCAGGGATATAAAGGACTCTTTTCCATCTGCAATGTTCTTTGGATTTACAGGAACGCCAATTCAGGATGAAAACCAAAAGAAAATGAACACCACATCGACCATCTTCGGTGACGAGCTGCACAGATATAGCATAGCCGATGGTATTCGTGATAAGAATGTCCTTGGGTTTGACCCCTACAAAGTGTTGACCTTCAGAGATAGGGATGTTCGGCAGGCTGTTGCTTTGTTGCAGGCAAAAGCGGATTCAGTTGAAGAAGCCATTGACGATCCTAAAAAGAAGGAAGTCTTTTACAAATACATGGATTCTTCTCAAGTAAAAATGGCGGGCTATATAGGTGATGACGGAAAGTATGTCAAAGGTATAGAGGACTATTTGCCGAAATCCCAATATCAAACTGAAGAACATAAGAACATGGTTGTTAAGGACATTGCTGACAACTGGGTGAGATTAAGTCATAATAGCAAGTTCCATGCAATATTTGCTACAAGTAGCATCCCCGAAGCAATCGGTTATTATCGGAAGATAAAAAAAGCAATGCCCAGCTTAAAGGTTACCTGCTTGTTTGACCCAAACATCGACAATAACGGGGGGGTTGCCTTTAAGGAGGATGGTCTAGTTGAAATAATCGAGGATTACAACGCTAGATATGGGCAGAAATTTAGTCTGAAGAGTTTCGATAAGCTGAAAAAAGACATTGCTTCACGGCTTGCTCACAAAGATCTATATAAATTTCTAGAAAGAACGCCGGAAAAGCAGCTCGATTTGCTGATTGTAGTCGACCAGATGCTTACAGGCTTTGATTCCAAGTGGGTTAATACGCTTTATATGGATAAGAAGCTTTGGTATGAAAATATCATCCAAGCATTCTCTCGTACAAATCGTCTCTTTGGCCCAGAAAAGCGTTTTGGAACTATACGATACTACAGGTATCCGCATACGATGGAGCAAAACATCGAAAAAGCTGTGAAGCTCTATTCTGGTGATAAACCTATTGGATTATTTGTAGAAAAGCTTGAGTACAATCTAAACAAACTGAATGCAATTTTTGATGACATTGGCGAGCTATTCAACAGTTCTGGCATTCCGAACTTCGAAAAGCTGCCGGATGACCGTTCGGAGCGTGGGAAATTTGCATCACTCTTCAAATCATTTAACGACTATCTGGAAGCTGTAAAAATTCAAGGCTTTACATGGAGTCAGTCAACGTATGAGTTCAGCCATGGCCGTGGAAAGCCAAAGACTAAAGTCGAAATGAAACTAGATGAAAACACCTATTTGGTTTTGGCGATGCGTTATAAAGAGCTGTTTGGTGGCAACGACGGTGGTGGAGGCGACGATGTCCCTTTTGAGATTGTTGGTTACCTAACTGAGATTGATACTGGCAAAATCGACTCGGACTATATGAACTCGCGCTTTGAAAAATTTCTGAAAATCCTAACATATGATGATGTAGATGTAGATGAAAAACGAAAGACACTTGATGATTTGCATAAATCATTCGCTATATTGACGCAGGAAGAACAAAAGTATGCAAACATCTTCCTTCACGACGTAGAAAGCGGAAATGCCAGAATGGAAAGTGGTAAAACTTTCAGGGATTATATCATTGAATATCAATTTAGGGCAAAGAATGAACAGATCCAAAGTATATCACGAATTTTGGGAGTGGATGAAAAAAAACTCCGCAATCTTTTGGTTGCAAATGTAAATGAGGCAAACATCAATGAGTATGGTCGCTTTGATGATTTGAAGGCTTCCGTAGACAAAGTCAAGGCAAGAGAATACTTTGAAAAATTGGAAAAGGTAAAAATACCACCATTTAAGATCAACATAAGAGTACACAATTTACTTCAGAAGTTCATTCTTAAAGGTGGGTTCGATATGGAAGAGCCGAAAGAATAA
- a CDS encoding MotA/TolQ/ExbB proton channel family protein: MFSLFEEFFGSIKDIGLSGFTNMYLFFQLLLFVLMVGITAYFMVREMNVMKKIKKQIEPLHRLSNEEAAALDKQMNDIFANIRKSRYKEQWNRYYERVSEKSEDERIKVEPFFGFDILLHRMGYRSFMDVGAGVCVSIGVLGTFIGLSTGLTDLNTGNTDELRTGIDGLLAGMKVAFYTSVFGVVLSILWITFDRIFSSRMEAHIDWHTERMDYLLSTDDEELFLNRLEKISKSQADHLKTLLTDALEKAMQPVVSTIQQSNGHVKDAFGELNHQFGHLQDGISTQTKLLESQLELTKQSGSDIANQLVEQVTGGTEKSINEFSSLIQDTKSMQEQMMTTIEHMVTNFSATEERQQETAKQTEKMFAHFEKVSSELDEMRESYQATSNHMNQLGSTIQTIQQLSQDQLPIHQEVMNSNKMLAEKYEKISEGFNQFNEKVEKRHEDMLNQLVQFSTEMASTYREMTAKFSESLDKQVHSLHESDRLLESVKEVVRTLTPIAPGLTEVVGNIDHLKEQLYHMTSTQKELLPELVELKSGTTKTITDALETTRMYMGNMNEQIGQMERHWSTTKEQFAATRESLDVSLKGFSENIDTGLTKTYEHFDKTLTDAVSEVSNLINHYREIQEDLVDGLEELGDILANKSEVSRS; this comes from the coding sequence GTGTTCAGCTTATTTGAAGAATTTTTTGGAAGTATTAAAGATATAGGATTATCTGGATTTACGAATATGTATTTATTTTTTCAGCTTTTATTATTTGTCTTAATGGTTGGAATTACGGCATATTTTATGGTTAGAGAAATGAACGTAATGAAAAAGATCAAGAAGCAAATTGAGCCACTTCATCGACTTTCTAATGAAGAAGCTGCTGCTTTAGATAAGCAGATGAATGATATATTTGCGAATATACGTAAGTCAAGATATAAAGAGCAGTGGAACCGTTATTATGAGCGTGTGAGTGAGAAAAGTGAAGATGAACGGATAAAGGTAGAGCCTTTCTTCGGATTTGATATTCTTTTACATCGTATGGGTTATCGCTCATTTATGGATGTGGGCGCTGGAGTTTGTGTCAGTATTGGGGTACTTGGAACATTTATAGGTCTTTCTACTGGATTAACCGATTTGAATACTGGAAATACCGATGAATTAAGAACGGGAATTGATGGATTATTAGCAGGGATGAAAGTGGCTTTCTATACGTCAGTCTTCGGGGTTGTTCTTTCTATTTTATGGATTACTTTTGACCGTATTTTTAGCAGTCGAATGGAAGCACATATTGATTGGCATACAGAACGAATGGACTATCTCTTAAGTACTGATGATGAAGAATTATTTTTAAATCGTTTAGAAAAAATTTCAAAGAGTCAAGCCGATCATTTAAAAACGTTACTTACGGACGCATTAGAAAAAGCAATGCAACCTGTAGTTAGTACGATACAGCAATCGAATGGTCATGTAAAAGATGCCTTTGGTGAATTGAATCATCAATTTGGTCACTTACAAGATGGGATTTCTACACAAACGAAACTTTTAGAATCACAACTGGAACTAACGAAACAAAGTGGAAGTGATATTGCGAATCAATTAGTAGAGCAAGTTACTGGAGGTACTGAAAAATCAATCAATGAGTTTAGTAGTCTGATTCAAGATACTAAATCGATGCAAGAGCAAATGATGACAACCATTGAGCATATGGTAACGAATTTTTCAGCTACTGAAGAGCGACAACAGGAAACAGCGAAACAAACGGAAAAAATGTTTGCTCATTTTGAAAAAGTCAGTTCAGAATTAGATGAAATGAGAGAAAGTTATCAAGCAACATCTAATCATATGAATCAATTAGGGTCAACGATCCAAACGATTCAACAGTTATCACAAGATCAGCTTCCTATTCATCAAGAAGTTATGAATAGCAACAAAATGCTAGCAGAGAAGTATGAGAAAATTTCAGAAGGATTTAATCAATTTAATGAAAAGGTTGAAAAACGTCATGAAGATATGCTAAATCAGTTGGTTCAATTTTCAACTGAGATGGCATCTACCTACCGTGAAATGACAGCGAAATTCTCAGAGTCTCTCGATAAGCAAGTCCATTCACTTCATGAGTCGGATCGTTTACTTGAAAGTGTAAAAGAGGTTGTTCGAACGCTAACTCCAATTGCTCCAGGTTTAACAGAAGTGGTTGGAAATATTGATCATCTGAAAGAGCAGCTGTATCACATGACCTCTACACAAAAAGAGTTACTTCCTGAATTAGTCGAGTTAAAATCAGGGACAACGAAAACGATTACAGATGCATTAGAAACAACAAGAATGTATATGGGCAATATGAATGAACAAATCGGACAAATGGAACGTCATTGGTCTACAACGAAAGAGCAATTTGCTGCTACTCGTGAATCATTAGATGTTTCTTTAAAAGGATTCTCAGAAAATATTGATACAGGGTTAACAAAAACGTATGAACACTTTGATAAAACATTAACGGATGCGGTATCTGAGGTCAGTAACTTGATCAATCATTATCGTGAAATTCAAGAAGATCTAGTGGACGGTCTAGAAGAGTTAGGTGATATTTTAGCTAATAAAAGTGAAGTGAGTAGATCATGA
- a CDS encoding helix-turn-helix domain-containing protein, producing the protein MKKKPILYNTFGKVIKLIRESRGMTQIELAQNADLSERYIIDIENGKRNPTIDVTYSLASALGTLPSVIWEEVKTRAMDG; encoded by the coding sequence GTGAAGAAAAAACCTATTCTGTATAATACATTCGGAAAAGTTATTAAATTAATAAGAGAAAGTAGAGGAATGACACAAATTGAATTAGCACAGAATGCTGATCTTTCGGAGAGATACATTATTGATATTGAAAACGGAAAAAGAAACCCTACTATAGATGTAACCTATAGTCTAGCAAGTGCACTCGGTACGCTTCCTTCTGTCATTTGGGAAGAAGTAAAAACGAGAGCTATGGATGGATAA
- a CDS encoding DEAD/DEAH box helicase: protein MTPKEEGVKISFQLVEGKKETELSIPLSREEIEQLYKVPGFLSYVKWEELFEADFIDNELIPYDLYYELLQDDDGSDLLSSLGLPIEEMKMNGELKLNSLPDEGDLSLHLKTETGQNFNRVANGAGALFEMDGELNLLPQRVYKVKKALNEDFENGYQKIAICQKLAEEANLNMEDFLQKESFHVLDTYGLDVKVHHPAHIELVASGESEKETIALNAPSSITSFKEGMERERFARTTKVSNDLSKISEKRHITGEEVPLFFENPLAVLPEHDYQFDVEQFSERVRGLIPIEKVRPTYKEGSGYSWFDEETGKSYPYDEEFLKDLMLQHPDQQYVQHEGKWIYLDPTLRKALLEVEEDEENKIKQQYALDIKDNEQELDYELKSENRLQLIEAELPETLQADLFPHQEEGYRWICTLEAQKRGGLLADDMGLGKTIQVITYLLKKHKLQQLTPTLIVLPIALIENWVEEIRKFAPSLTKEIYIHKGSGRLKSAEHISSYGLVFTSYDTLKIDQLVLGKVKFKAIICDEAQNVKSHSSQRSRALRAMQADFRLAMTGTPVENSLDELWSIMDFVQPGYLESLKDFRMQFVESGNYDGLLEKLQAFYLRRTKEEVLKGKLPDKYIKEPELVEASSIQKDIARSMIMTKEMGQVAILNMLMRLRQLYGHPGAAVPQYEEAPTDQVPKLQKVLEILDDVKSKNEKVIIFTEFRKIHSILKRTFMQRYGISVPIIDGDTKNRQNVVKLFNESSGFGVMLLSPKAAGVGLTITSANHVIHYTRWWNPAVENQATDRAYRIGQQKDVYVYHIITQDSENFPQGTVEQLMHQLLEDKRELAENVIVPFNENELKKLVVEQMKGNMTK from the coding sequence TTGACTCCTAAGGAAGAAGGAGTCAAGATATCTTTTCAATTAGTAGAGGGGAAGAAGGAAACAGAGTTGTCCATTCCACTTTCAAGGGAAGAAATTGAGCAACTCTATAAAGTACCTGGCTTCCTAAGTTATGTAAAATGGGAAGAATTATTTGAAGCAGATTTCATTGACAACGAACTGATTCCATACGATCTCTACTATGAACTATTACAAGATGATGATGGAAGTGACTTACTTTCCTCACTTGGCTTACCAATAGAAGAAATGAAAATGAATGGTGAACTGAAACTGAATTCTTTACCAGATGAAGGGGACCTCTCTCTTCATTTAAAGACTGAAACCGGACAAAATTTCAATCGAGTCGCAAATGGTGCAGGGGCTTTATTTGAAATGGATGGAGAGCTGAATCTTCTTCCGCAACGTGTATACAAAGTTAAAAAAGCACTGAACGAAGACTTTGAAAATGGCTATCAAAAAATAGCGATCTGTCAAAAGTTAGCTGAAGAAGCAAATTTGAATATGGAAGACTTTTTACAAAAAGAATCGTTTCATGTGTTAGATACGTATGGGCTAGATGTAAAGGTACATCATCCAGCACATATTGAATTAGTTGCGTCAGGAGAAAGTGAAAAAGAAACCATCGCATTAAACGCTCCATCTTCAATCACGAGCTTTAAAGAGGGAATGGAGCGCGAACGTTTTGCCAGGACAACAAAAGTAAGTAACGATTTAAGTAAAATATCAGAAAAGCGTCATATTACTGGAGAAGAAGTTCCATTATTTTTTGAAAATCCATTGGCCGTTCTTCCTGAGCATGATTATCAATTTGATGTTGAACAATTTTCGGAACGAGTTCGTGGATTGATTCCAATTGAAAAAGTTCGGCCAACTTATAAAGAAGGGTCTGGTTATTCTTGGTTTGATGAAGAAACAGGCAAATCTTATCCTTATGATGAAGAGTTTTTAAAAGATTTAATGCTACAACATCCAGATCAACAGTATGTCCAACATGAGGGAAAGTGGATTTATTTAGATCCTACTCTACGCAAAGCATTGCTTGAAGTGGAAGAAGATGAAGAAAACAAAATTAAACAACAGTATGCCTTAGATATTAAAGACAATGAACAAGAATTAGATTATGAATTAAAGTCTGAAAATAGATTACAATTAATTGAAGCTGAGTTACCCGAAACATTGCAAGCGGATCTCTTTCCACACCAAGAAGAGGGGTACCGTTGGATTTGTACGTTAGAAGCACAAAAACGTGGTGGCTTGTTAGCCGATGATATGGGACTTGGAAAGACGATTCAAGTGATAACATATTTACTTAAGAAGCATAAATTACAGCAACTCACTCCAACCTTAATTGTTCTACCCATCGCATTAATTGAGAACTGGGTAGAAGAAATTCGGAAATTTGCCCCGAGTTTAACGAAGGAAATTTATATCCATAAAGGCAGTGGGCGCTTAAAATCAGCGGAACATATTTCTTCTTACGGCCTTGTATTTACGAGCTATGATACATTGAAAATCGATCAATTAGTGTTAGGTAAAGTTAAATTTAAGGCCATTATTTGTGATGAGGCTCAAAATGTGAAATCACACTCAAGTCAACGATCACGAGCATTACGAGCGATGCAAGCCGATTTTCGACTAGCGATGACGGGAACTCCTGTTGAAAATAGCTTGGATGAGCTTTGGTCGATTATGGACTTTGTTCAGCCAGGATACTTAGAATCTTTGAAAGATTTCAGAATGCAGTTTGTGGAGTCAGGAAATTATGATGGATTGCTAGAAAAGCTGCAAGCCTTTTATTTACGACGAACGAAAGAGGAAGTATTAAAAGGAAAGTTACCTGATAAGTACATTAAAGAACCTGAGTTAGTAGAAGCATCTTCTATTCAAAAAGATATTGCTCGTTCGATGATCATGACAAAGGAAATGGGCCAAGTTGCTATACTCAATATGCTCATGCGCTTAAGGCAATTATATGGTCATCCAGGCGCGGCAGTTCCCCAATACGAGGAGGCACCTACAGACCAAGTTCCTAAACTTCAGAAAGTACTTGAAATTCTGGATGATGTAAAAAGTAAAAATGAAAAGGTCATTATCTTTACGGAGTTCCGAAAAATACACTCTATCTTAAAAAGGACATTTATGCAGCGATATGGGATATCTGTTCCAATTATTGATGGGGACACAAAAAATCGGCAAAATGTCGTGAAACTATTTAATGAATCCTCGGGTTTTGGTGTGATGCTCCTTTCTCCAAAAGCAGCAGGTGTTGGGTTAACTATTACAAGCGCTAACCATGTGATCCATTATACTCGCTGGTGGAACCCAGCAGTAGAAAATCAAGCAACCGACAGGGCTTATAGAATTGGACAACAAAAGGACGTCTATGTCTATCATATTATTACCCAAGATTCGGAGAACTTCCCACAAGGCACAGTCGAACAACTTATGCATCAGTTATTAGAAGACAAGCGAGAACTAGCGGAAAATGTCATTGTGCCATTTAATGAAAATGAGTTGAAAAAGTTAGTGGTTGAGCAGATGAAAGGGAATATGACTAAATGA
- a CDS encoding transposase, with translation MEFVFSHGRKTSCLSEAKGKEIGVSEISGSQLSRRINDLPTEFVQKLFIKVVQKIKQLTQSNKGLPDGIGRLSIVDSTEIRLPEQLCDWAFISKGHNAVKMHTRLKVVSPDIAFPDKIVRPTSNGHFRYRWVIELFLKWIKQHLTLTKIWSTKPQGIWNKMFLALIAYWLSLIVKLEANFEKTPWEFFRILQTYLYKTVSSFKKALRLKKKRKSKGRQKVPIPIEKKTPSFGNVALIKEKTNKSKRKNERKLGNY, from the coding sequence ATGGAGTTCGTATTCTCACATGGAAGAAAAACTAGCTGCTTATCCGAAGCTAAGGGGAAAGAGATTGGTGTTTCTGAAATCAGTGGCTCTCAGCTTAGCAGACGTATCAATGATCTTCCAACAGAATTTGTTCAGAAACTTTTTATTAAAGTGGTTCAGAAGATCAAGCAACTAACCCAATCGAATAAAGGATTACCAGACGGAATTGGACGATTAAGTATCGTTGATTCTACGGAAATTCGATTGCCAGAACAATTATGTGACTGGGCATTTATTTCAAAAGGTCATAATGCCGTGAAAATGCATACAAGATTAAAAGTTGTCTCACCAGACATCGCATTTCCAGATAAAATCGTTCGACCAACAAGTAATGGACATTTTCGATATCGTTGGGTCATTGAATTATTTTTAAAATGGATTAAGCAACATCTTACATTAACAAAGATCTGGAGTACGAAGCCGCAGGGTATCTGGAATAAGATGTTTCTAGCCCTTATAGCATATTGGCTTTCACTCATTGTTAAGCTAGAGGCTAATTTTGAAAAGACGCCATGGGAATTCTTTCGAATACTACAAACCTACCTTTATAAAACTGTCAGTTCATTTAAAAAGGCATTACGATTAAAAAAGAAGAGAAAATCGAAAGGGAGACAGAAAGTCCCTATCCCAATCGAGAAAAAAACACCATCGTTTGGAAATGTTGCTTTGATAAAAGAAAAAACCAATAAAAGTAAGAGAAAAAATGAGAGAAAACTAGGGAATTATTAA
- a CDS encoding OmpA/MotB family protein, with protein sequence MRNKKRGETNYWMSYADLMSAMLMVFALLLTLVILDYRELLEAKEKQIEEIISIKTEIIKSLTDAFQESDLQISIDQETGAIRFPGNILFETNSATISSEGEKFLKEFIPQYLGILLKDRFQEEIATIIIEGHTDKKGTYMYNMDLSQSRAYSVLQYIYDDEFPEFAEKETAQRFLTVNGRSFSQPLYDNAGKYDPDASRRVEFLFRLKDDEAIREIERLVTED encoded by the coding sequence ATGAGAAATAAAAAGCGTGGAGAAACGAACTATTGGATGTCATATGCCGATTTAATGAGTGCCATGCTGATGGTTTTTGCTCTTTTACTTACGTTGGTTATTTTAGATTACAGAGAATTACTAGAGGCTAAAGAAAAGCAAATTGAAGAAATTATTAGCATTAAGACAGAAATTATTAAATCTTTAACAGATGCCTTTCAAGAGTCGGATTTGCAAATATCGATTGATCAAGAAACAGGAGCTATTCGCTTCCCTGGTAATATCCTATTTGAAACGAACTCGGCAACCATTTCATCAGAAGGGGAAAAGTTTCTCAAAGAGTTTATTCCTCAGTATTTAGGAATATTATTGAAGGACAGGTTTCAAGAGGAAATTGCGACGATTATTATTGAAGGACATACGGATAAGAAAGGGACCTATATGTATAATATGGACCTTTCGCAATCACGGGCTTACTCTGTTCTTCAATATATTTATGATGACGAATTCCCTGAGTTTGCTGAAAAAGAAACGGCTCAACGGTTTCTTACAGTGAATGGACGTAGCTTCAGTCAACCGCTGTATGATAATGCAGGTAAGTATGATCCAGATGCATCAAGGCGTGTAGAATTTTTATTCCGCTTAAAGGATGATGAAGCGATTAGAGAAATTGAGAGGCTGGTGACGGAAGATTGA
- a CDS encoding hydroxymethylglutaryl-CoA lyase → MIHISEVGPRDGLQNEKKILPIETKVKLINQLVNAGIKKVECVSFVNPKIVKQMADAEDVLKQIERDPSVSYGGLVLSQSGVERALKTEVDFLNVAMASSDTFNLKNSKRTVEDSLKELSKVIHDGVTSGIKMIGVVGTSFGCPYEGRVSQNKVLKIAEKFLEVGCKEITFADTTGMANPNQVSELVDEFYTTFGKEITLALHFHNTRGLGLANTLAGYQAGVRHFDSSVGGLGGCPFAPKAVGNVCTEDMVNMFHQMGIETGTNLDKLIEIAQWLEVEIGHELDGMLMKAGSS, encoded by the coding sequence ATGATCCATATTAGTGAGGTTGGACCACGTGATGGTTTACAAAATGAAAAAAAAATTTTACCTATCGAGACAAAAGTAAAACTAATTAACCAACTAGTTAATGCGGGTATTAAAAAAGTTGAATGTGTTTCTTTTGTAAATCCTAAAATTGTTAAACAAATGGCCGATGCCGAAGATGTTTTAAAACAAATTGAAAGAGATCCGAGTGTATCTTATGGCGGGCTAGTCCTCAGTCAATCAGGGGTAGAACGAGCATTAAAGACAGAAGTCGACTTTTTAAATGTTGCTATGGCCTCAAGTGATACTTTTAATTTAAAGAATTCAAAAAGGACAGTTGAGGATTCCCTCAAAGAGTTATCAAAAGTTATACATGATGGTGTAACTTCAGGAATTAAAATGATCGGGGTTGTAGGTACTTCATTCGGGTGTCCATACGAAGGAAGAGTTTCTCAAAATAAAGTATTAAAAATTGCTGAGAAATTCTTAGAAGTAGGTTGTAAAGAAATAACTTTTGCTGACACTACAGGTATGGCGAATCCTAATCAAGTTAGTGAGCTGGTCGATGAATTTTATACTACTTTTGGAAAAGAAATAACACTAGCACTTCATTTCCATAATACTAGAGGATTAGGTCTTGCGAATACTTTGGCTGGATATCAGGCTGGTGTTAGGCATTTCGATTCATCGGTAGGTGGATTAGGAGGATGTCCGTTTGCTCCCAAAGCAGTTGGTAATGTATGTACTGAAGATATGGTAAACATGTTTCACCAAATGGGTATAGAAACTGGAACCAATTTAGATAAATTGATAGAGATTGCTCAATGGTTAGAAGTCGAAATTGGACATGAGCTTGATGGTATGCTAATGAAAGCTGGAAGTAGTTGA
- a CDS encoding competence protein ComK translates to MTNMILDHYEINKNTAALLPAYHTDYQTTVWEKERRFHVKKTPHELIKEACLEGGADYNGRKAAVTYKTGVSIKVPIPLIPQEQIYAFPTHSPKLHECHWLFYHHIKTIQRHPDTPTHTIITFKDEKELLLHVSYHTMERQLQRTSYCITRFTPYLTYN, encoded by the coding sequence ATGACTAACATGATCCTTGATCATTACGAAATCAACAAAAACACCGCTGCCCTTCTCCCAGCTTATCACACCGATTATCAAACAACTGTCTGGGAAAAAGAACGACGCTTTCACGTAAAAAAGACACCACATGAGCTCATAAAAGAAGCCTGCTTAGAAGGCGGTGCCGATTATAACGGTAGGAAGGCTGCTGTCACTTACAAAACAGGCGTTTCAATCAAAGTTCCCATTCCTTTGATTCCACAAGAGCAAATCTACGCTTTCCCAACTCACTCGCCGAAACTTCATGAATGCCACTGGCTCTTCTATCACCACATCAAGACGATTCAACGCCATCCCGACACGCCAACCCATACGATCATCACCTTCAAAGACGAGAAAGAGCTATTACTGCACGTGTCCTACCACACAATGGAAAGACAACTGCAACGCACATCCTACTGTATCACACGCTTTACACCTTATCTGACCTACAACTAA